In a single window of the Drosophila albomicans strain 15112-1751.03 chromosome 3, ASM965048v2, whole genome shotgun sequence genome:
- the LOC117571192 gene encoding uncharacterized protein LOC117571192, which translates to MRGRGRGRGRPRKSNVAGQERSSDNNHLAFDNYEDPLDFDESVKVKNEVFVDEIMPECEVFGMMSSQDLLEDQRRTQRGMIAIDERNINERLGSLERKVDFLINLHVKILARVDKLCEDAKEVVEPTEFPIKSKEELEIMDEKIANAPDKYIELFKVLFKPDGFEKHICRIFNDEMVIEMNFDGACSKLGLTNYANLNSALFESLKREGFTYGDYRKTVRSAFNKTKNRIYKSWTRRRQAKSAPAPAKRAMTPKEDSATGDEEEDESYENPEYKTTSKKRSIEKSTPKPAKRAMTPKEDSATGDEEEDESYENPEYKTTSKKRSIEKSTPKPAKRVMVEKEKSPPALDDADEFEVDRFEDSSPMDFVKANLDILEDDYEPEMSAELEELTVDFPIKDKSQLEAVEKKISSNREKYVRLFKFYLKSGSFEENCASFFDGSLAVDMSYDGLGSKTAFSNYVHFNIALFESQKSDEFTYEDYKKSVRNGFLKYKKWRRNDKKK; encoded by the exons ATGCGAGGACGTGGACGTGGACGAGGACGTCCCCGTAAATCAAATGTTGCAGGCCAAGAGCGTTCCTCTGACAATAACCATCTGGCCTTCGATAACTATGAAGATCCGCTTGATTTTGATGAGAGTGTTAAGGTGAAGAACGAAGTATTTGTTGATGAAATTATGCCGGAATGCGAAGTCTTTGGCATGATGAGCAGTCAGGATCTGCTGGAGGACCAGCGACGCACGCAGCGAGGCATGATAGCCATTGATGAGCGCAACATCAATGAACGTTTAGGTTCCCTGGAGCGTAAAGTGGATTTCCTGATAAATTTGCATGTCAAGATCCTCGCCAGAGTTGACAAGTTGTGCGAGGATGCTAAGGAGGTGGTCGAACCCACAGAGTTTCCTATCAAATCCAAGGAAGAACTGGAGATCATGGATGAGAAGATCGCGAATGCTCCTGATAAATAT ATCGAATTGTTTAAGGTTCTTTTTAAACCAGACGGTTTTGAAAAGCATATTTGTCGCATTTTCAACGATGAGATGGTCATCGAAATGAACTTTGATGGCGCCTGTTCCAAGCTGGGATTAACTAACTATGCCAATTTGAATTCGGCTTTATTTG AATCGCTAAAGAGAGAGGGTTTTACATACGGTGATTATAGAAAGACGGTCCGATCGGCTTTCAACAAGACTAAAAATCGTATCTATAAATCATGGACGCGACGTAGACAAGCAAAATCTGCGCCAGCGCCAGCAAAAAGAG CTATGACACCCAAGGAAGATTCGGCAACAGGTGATGAAGAGGAAGATGAGAGTTATGAAAATCCTGAATATAAAACTACATCGAAAAAGCGCAGTATAGAAAAATCAACGCCTAAGCCAGCAAAAAGAG CTATGACTCCCAAGGAAGATTCGGCAACAGGTGATGAAGAGGAAGATGAGAGTTATGAAAATCCTGAATATAAAACTACATCGAAAAAGCGCAGTATAGAAAAATCAACGCCTAAGCCAGCAAAAAGAG TCATGGTTGAAAAAGAGAAATCACCACCAGCTTTGGACGATGCAGATGAATTTGAGGTGGATAGATTTGAGGACTCATCG CCAATGGATTTTGTCAAAGCCAATCTGGATATTTTGGAGGATGATTATGAACCAGAGATGTCAGCAGAACTGGAAGAACTT ACAGTCGATTTTCCCATCAAGGATAAAAGCCAATTGGAAGCTGTCGAGAAAAAGATTTCAAGCAATCGAGAAAAATAT gtTCGTCtgtttaagttttatttaaagtccGGTAGCTTTGAGGAAAACTGTGCGTCCTTTTTCGATGGAAGTTTGGCAGTTGATATGAGCTATGATGGACTCGGCTCGAAAACGGCATTCAGCAATTATGTGCACTTTAATATTGCTTTATTtg AATCTCAAAAAAGTGATGAATTTACTTACGAAGATTATAAAAAGAGCGTGCGTAATggttttttaaaatacaaaaaatggaGACGCAACGATAAGAAGAAATAG